In one window of Syngnathus scovelli strain Florida chromosome 20, RoL_Ssco_1.2, whole genome shotgun sequence DNA:
- the LOC125990195 gene encoding mucin-2-like isoform X28 produces the protein MKTIGLAAAAVVLSLTAWVLYEIKRTPVSAKLTLSEQKQELSTLTTKEPALNVTSVLKLPNTTLTTKTPALNVTSVSKLPNTTLTTKTPEMNVTSVSVKPTVQGQQQEVPNTTLTTKKPEMNVTSVSVKPTVQGEQQELPNTTLTTKKPEMNVTSVSVNTTVQGAQQKLPNTTLTTKKPAMNVTSVSAKPTVKGKEENTLTTKKKMNVNSNFVLDILKDLYNLTDEEPEEKKLPNTTLTTKKPAMNVTSVSVKTTAQGQQQKLPNTTLTTKKPAMNVTSVSIKTTELPNTTLTTKKPEMNVTSVSVKPTVQGEQQKLPNTTTTTKKPEMNVTSVSLLNTTMTTKKPPMNVTSVSVKTTVQGEQQKLPNTTLTTKKPEMNVTSVSVNPMVQRQQQELPNTTLTKKPEMNVTSVSVKPTVQGEQQKLPNTTMTTKKPEMNVTSVSVKPTVQGEQQKLPNTTMTTKKPEMNVTSVSVKPTVQGEQQKLPNTTLTTKKPEMNVTSVSVKPTVQGEQQKLPNTTLTTKKPAMNVTSVKPTVQGQQQKLPNTTLTTKKPDMNVTSVSVKPTVQGEQQKLPNTTMTTKKPAVNVTSVSVKPTVNGQQQKLPNTTLTTKKPALNVTSVSVLLQKLPNTTKTTKKPMNKLLKTLTTKKPRISVVKPELFTELQLAKYYVWIYSNTNVSIIINPQDLNLEVLEVNLVSEHRGKKLLTLRFSMTNQTAKLITDTHVSPLPLIQNEMTWPYRLGVNYKIVIQKNGNYWTVNFSNKLVLCFTLEKRQVISQVEVSGRIVTIRKVEVFRDV, from the exons ATGAAGACAATTGGACTGGCCGCGGCCGCGGTCGTTCTATCGCTTACTGCCTGGGTGCTTTATG AGATCAAAAGGACCCCAGTCTCGGCGAAGCTCACATTATCTGAACAGAAGCAG GAGCTGTCAACACTGACCACTAAGGAACCAGCGCTGAACGTGACCTCAGTCTTG aagctgccCAACACCACACTGACCACTAAGACACCAGCGCTGAACGTGACCTCAGTCTCG aagctgccCAACACTACACTGACCACTAAGACACCAGAGATGAACGTGACCTCCGTCTCGGTGAAGCCCACGGTGCAAGGACagcagcag gaGGTGCCCAACACTACACTGACCACTAAGAAACCAGAGATGAACGTGACCTCCGTCTCGGTGAAGCCCACGGTGCAAGGAGagcagcag gaGCTGCCCAACACCACACTGACCACTAAGAAACCAGAGATGAACGTGACCTCAGTCTCCGTAAACACCACGGTGCAAGGAGCGCAGCAG aagctgccCAACACCACACTGACCACTAAGAAACCAGCGATGAACGTGACTTCAGTCTCGGCGAAGCCCACGGTCAAAGGAAAGGAGGAG AACACACTGACCACTAAGAAAAAGATGAATGTCAACTCTAACTTTGTTTTGGACATACTGAAG gaCCTGTATAACCTGACCGATGAGGAACCAGAGGAGAAG aagctgccCAACACTACACTGACCACTAAGAAACCAGCGATGAACGTGACCTCAGTCTCGGTGAAGACCACGGCGCAAGGACAGCAGCAG aagctgccCAACACCACACTGACCACCAAGAAACCAGCAATGAACGTGACCTCAGTCTCGATAAAGACCACG gagCTGCCCAACACCACACTGACCACCAAGAAACCAGAGATGAACGTGACCTCAGTCTCGGTGAAGCCCACGGTGCAAGGAGAGCAGCAG aagctgccCAACACCACAACGACCACCAAGAAACCAGAGATGAATGTGACCTCAGTCTCG CTGCTCAACACCACAATGACCACCAAGAAACCACCGATGAACGTGACCTCAGTCTCCGTAAAGACCACGGTGCAAGGAGAGCAGCAG aagctgccCAACACTACACTGACCACTAAGAAACCAGAGATGAACGTGACCTCCGTCTCGGTGAACCCCATGGTGCAAAGACAGCAGCAG gaGCTGCCCAACACCACACTGACCAAGAAACCAGAGATGAACGTGACCTCAGTCTCGGTGAAGCCAACGGTGCAAGGAGAGCAGCAG aagctgccCAACACCACAATGACCACTAAGAAACCAGAGATGAACGTGACCTCAGTCTCGGTGAAGCCAACGGTGCAAGGAGAGCAGCAG aagctgccCAACACCACAATGACCACTAAGAAACCAGAGATGAACGTGACCTCAGTCTCGGTGAAGCCCACGGTGCAAGGAGAGCAGCAG aagctgccCAACACCACACTGACCACCAAGAAACCAGAGATGAACGTGACCTCAGTCTCGGTGAAGCCAACGGTGCAAGGAGAGCAGCAG aagctgccCAACACCACACTGACCACCAAGAAACCAGCGATGAACGTGACCTCAGTGAAGCCCACGGTGCAAGGACAGCAGCAG aagctgccCAACACCACACTGACCACCAAGAAACCAGATATGAACGTGACCTCAGTCTCGGTGAAGCCAACGGTGCAAGGAGAGCAGCAG aagctgccCAACACCACAATGACCACTAAGAAACCAGCGGTGAACGTGACCTCAGTCTCGGTGAAGCCCACGGTGAACGGACAGCAGCAG aagctgccCAACACCACACTGACCACTAAGAAACCAGCGCTGAATGTGACCTCAGTCTCG GTTCTTTTGCAGAAGCTTCCCAACACCACAAAAACCACCAAGAAACCAATGAAC AAGCTGCTCAAAACATTGACCACTAAGAAACCAAGGATCAGCGTGGTGAAGCCCGAATTGTTTACAGAGCTGCAG TTGGCTAAGTACTAcgtttggatttactccaacacCAACGTTTCCATCATCATCAACCCACAAGACCTGAATCTCGAAGT TCTTGAAGTCAATCTGGTGTCGGAGCACCGTGGCAAAAAGCTGTTGACCCTTCGGTTTTCAATGACAAACCAAACCGCCAAGCTTATCACAGACACCCATGTTTCGCCACTACCGCTGATCCAGAACGAAATGACCTGGCCTTATCGTCTTGGAGTCAACTACAAG atTGTTATCCAGAAAAACGGCAACTACTGGACCGTGAACTTCAGCAACAAGCTCGTGCTGTGTTTCACGCTTGAGAAGAGACAAGTCATCAGCCAGGTGGAGGTGTCCGGCCGGATCGTTACCATCAGGAAAGTGGAGGTTTTCAGGGATGTTTGA
- the LOC125990195 gene encoding mucin-2-like isoform X29, whose product MKTIGLAAAAVVLSLTAWVLYEIKRTPVSAKLTLSEQKQELSTLTTKEPALNVTSVLVKTTKLPNTTLTTKTPALNVTSVSKLPNTTLTTKTPALNVTSVSKLPNTTLTTKTPALNVTSVSKLPNTTLTTKTPALNVTSVLKLPNTTLTTKTPEMNVTSVSVKPTVQGQQQEVPNTTLTTKKPEMNVTSVSVKPTVQGEQQELPNTTLTTKKPEMNVTSVSVNTTVQGAQQKLPNTTLTTKKPAMNVTSVSAKPTVKGKEENTLTTKKKMNVNSNFVLDILKDLYNLTDEEPEEKKLPNTTLTTKKPAMNVTSVSVKTTAQGQQQELPNTTLTTKKPEMNVTSVSVKPTVQGEQQKLPNTTLTTKKPEMNVTSVSVNPMVQRQQQELPNTTLTKKPEMNVTSVSVKPTVQGEQQKLPNTTMTTKKPEMNVTSVSVKPTVQGEQQKLPNTTMTTKKPEMNVTSVSVKPTVQGEQQKLPNTTLTTKKPEMNVTSVSVKPTVQGEQQKLPNTTLTTKKPAMNVTSVKPTVQGQQQKLPNTTLTTKKPDMNVTSVSVKPTVQGEQQKLPNTTMTTKKPAVNVTSVSVKPTVNGQQQKLPNTTLTTKKPALNVTSVSVLLQKLPNTTKTTKKPMNKLLKTLTTKKPRISVVKPELFTELQLAKYYVWIYSNTNVSIIINPQDLNLEVLEVNLVSEHRGKKLLTLRFSMTNQTAKLITDTHVSPLPLIQNEMTWPYRLGVNYKIVIQKNGNYWTVNFSNKLVLCFTLEKRQVISQVEVSGRIVTIRKVEVFRDV is encoded by the exons ATGAAGACAATTGGACTGGCCGCGGCCGCGGTCGTTCTATCGCTTACTGCCTGGGTGCTTTATG AGATCAAAAGGACCCCAGTCTCGGCGAAGCTCACATTATCTGAACAGAAGCAG GAGCTGTCAACACTGACCACTAAGGAACCAGCGCTGAACGTGACCTCAGTCTTGGTAAAGACCACG aagctgccCAACACTACACTGACCACTAAGACACCAGCGCTGAACGTGACCTCAGTCTCG aagctgccCAACACCACACTGACCACTAAGACACCAGCGCTGAACGTGACCTCAGTCTCG aagctgccCAACACTACACTGACCACTAAGACACCAGCGCTGAACGTGACCTCAGTCTCG aagctgccCAACACCACACTGACCACTAAGACACCAGCGCTGAACGTGACCTCAGTCTTG aagctgccCAACACTACACTGACCACTAAGACACCAGAGATGAACGTGACCTCCGTCTCGGTGAAGCCCACGGTGCAAGGACagcagcag gaGGTGCCCAACACTACACTGACCACTAAGAAACCAGAGATGAACGTGACCTCCGTCTCGGTGAAGCCCACGGTGCAAGGAGagcagcag gaGCTGCCCAACACCACACTGACCACTAAGAAACCAGAGATGAACGTGACCTCAGTCTCCGTAAACACCACGGTGCAAGGAGCGCAGCAG aagctgccCAACACCACACTGACCACTAAGAAACCAGCGATGAACGTGACTTCAGTCTCGGCGAAGCCCACGGTCAAAGGAAAGGAGGAG AACACACTGACCACTAAGAAAAAGATGAATGTCAACTCTAACTTTGTTTTGGACATACTGAAG gaCCTGTATAACCTGACCGATGAGGAACCAGAGGAGAAG aagctgccCAACACTACACTGACCACTAAGAAACCAGCGATGAACGTGACCTCAGTCTCGGTGAAGACCACGGCGCAAGGACAGCAGCAG gagCTGCCCAACACCACACTGACCACCAAGAAACCAGAGATGAACGTGACCTCAGTCTCGGTGAAGCCCACGGTGCAAGGAGAGCAGCAG aagctgccCAACACTACACTGACCACTAAGAAACCAGAGATGAACGTGACCTCCGTCTCGGTGAACCCCATGGTGCAAAGACAGCAGCAG gaGCTGCCCAACACCACACTGACCAAGAAACCAGAGATGAACGTGACCTCAGTCTCGGTGAAGCCAACGGTGCAAGGAGAGCAGCAG aagctgccCAACACCACAATGACCACTAAGAAACCAGAGATGAACGTGACCTCAGTCTCGGTGAAGCCAACGGTGCAAGGAGAGCAGCAG aagctgccCAACACCACAATGACCACTAAGAAACCAGAGATGAACGTGACCTCAGTCTCGGTGAAGCCCACGGTGCAAGGAGAGCAGCAG aagctgccCAACACCACACTGACCACCAAGAAACCAGAGATGAACGTGACCTCAGTCTCGGTGAAGCCAACGGTGCAAGGAGAGCAGCAG aagctgccCAACACCACACTGACCACCAAGAAACCAGCGATGAACGTGACCTCAGTGAAGCCCACGGTGCAAGGACAGCAGCAG aagctgccCAACACCACACTGACCACCAAGAAACCAGATATGAACGTGACCTCAGTCTCGGTGAAGCCAACGGTGCAAGGAGAGCAGCAG aagctgccCAACACCACAATGACCACTAAGAAACCAGCGGTGAACGTGACCTCAGTCTCGGTGAAGCCCACGGTGAACGGACAGCAGCAG aagctgccCAACACCACACTGACCACTAAGAAACCAGCGCTGAATGTGACCTCAGTCTCG GTTCTTTTGCAGAAGCTTCCCAACACCACAAAAACCACCAAGAAACCAATGAAC AAGCTGCTCAAAACATTGACCACTAAGAAACCAAGGATCAGCGTGGTGAAGCCCGAATTGTTTACAGAGCTGCAG TTGGCTAAGTACTAcgtttggatttactccaacacCAACGTTTCCATCATCATCAACCCACAAGACCTGAATCTCGAAGT TCTTGAAGTCAATCTGGTGTCGGAGCACCGTGGCAAAAAGCTGTTGACCCTTCGGTTTTCAATGACAAACCAAACCGCCAAGCTTATCACAGACACCCATGTTTCGCCACTACCGCTGATCCAGAACGAAATGACCTGGCCTTATCGTCTTGGAGTCAACTACAAG atTGTTATCCAGAAAAACGGCAACTACTGGACCGTGAACTTCAGCAACAAGCTCGTGCTGTGTTTCACGCTTGAGAAGAGACAAGTCATCAGCCAGGTGGAGGTGTCCGGCCGGATCGTTACCATCAGGAAAGTGGAGGTTTTCAGGGATGTTTGA
- the LOC125990195 gene encoding mucin-2-like isoform X26, with the protein MKTIGLAAAAVVLSLTAWVLYEIKRTPVSAKLTLSEQKQELSTLTTKEPALNVTSVLVKTTKLPNTTLTTKTPALNVTSVSKLPNTTLTTKTPALNVTSVSKLPNTTLTTKTPALNVTSVSKLPNTTLTTKTPALNVTSVLKLPNTTLTTKTPEMNVTSVSVKPTVQGQQQKLPNTTLTTKKPAMNVTSVSAKPTVKGKEENTLTTKKKMNVNSNFVLDILKDLYNLTDEEPEEKKLPNTTLTTKKPAMNVTSVSVKTTAQGQQQKLPNTTLTTKKPAMNVTSVSIKTTELPNTTLTTKKPEMNVTSVSVKPTVQGEQQKLPNTTTTTKKPEMNVTSVSLLNTTMTTKKPPMNVTSVSVKTTVQGEQQKLPNTTLTTKKPEMNVTSVSVNPMVQRQQQELPNTTLTKKPEMNVTSVSVKPTVQGEQQKLPNTTMTTKKPEMNVTSVSVKPTVQGEQQKLPNTTMTTKKPEMNVTSVSVKPTVQGEQQKLPNTTLTTKKPEMNVTSVSVKPTVQGEQQKLPNTTLTTKKPAMNVTSVKPTVQGQQQKLPNTTLTTKKPDMNVTSVSVKPTVQGEQQKLPNTTMTTKKPAVNVTSVSVKPTVNGQQQKLPNTTLTTKKPALNVTSVSVLLQKLPNTTKTTKKPMNKLLKTLTTKKPRISVVKPELFTELQLAKYYVWIYSNTNVSIIINPQDLNLEVLEVNLVSEHRGKKLLTLRFSMTNQTAKLITDTHVSPLPLIQNEMTWPYRLGVNYKIVIQKNGNYWTVNFSNKLVLCFTLEKRQVISQVEVSGRIVTIRKVEVFRDV; encoded by the exons ATGAAGACAATTGGACTGGCCGCGGCCGCGGTCGTTCTATCGCTTACTGCCTGGGTGCTTTATG AGATCAAAAGGACCCCAGTCTCGGCGAAGCTCACATTATCTGAACAGAAGCAG GAGCTGTCAACACTGACCACTAAGGAACCAGCGCTGAACGTGACCTCAGTCTTGGTAAAGACCACG aagctgccCAACACTACACTGACCACTAAGACACCAGCGCTGAACGTGACCTCAGTCTCG aagctgccCAACACCACACTGACCACTAAGACACCAGCGCTGAACGTGACCTCAGTCTCG aagctgccCAACACTACACTGACCACTAAGACACCAGCGCTGAACGTGACCTCAGTCTCG aagctgccCAACACCACACTGACCACTAAGACACCAGCGCTGAACGTGACCTCAGTCTTG aagctgccCAACACTACACTGACCACTAAGACACCAGAGATGAACGTGACCTCCGTCTCGGTGAAGCCCACGGTGCAAGGACagcagcag aagctgccCAACACCACACTGACCACTAAGAAACCAGCGATGAACGTGACTTCAGTCTCGGCGAAGCCCACGGTCAAAGGAAAGGAGGAG AACACACTGACCACTAAGAAAAAGATGAATGTCAACTCTAACTTTGTTTTGGACATACTGAAG gaCCTGTATAACCTGACCGATGAGGAACCAGAGGAGAAG aagctgccCAACACTACACTGACCACTAAGAAACCAGCGATGAACGTGACCTCAGTCTCGGTGAAGACCACGGCGCAAGGACAGCAGCAG aagctgccCAACACCACACTGACCACCAAGAAACCAGCAATGAACGTGACCTCAGTCTCGATAAAGACCACG gagCTGCCCAACACCACACTGACCACCAAGAAACCAGAGATGAACGTGACCTCAGTCTCGGTGAAGCCCACGGTGCAAGGAGAGCAGCAG aagctgccCAACACCACAACGACCACCAAGAAACCAGAGATGAATGTGACCTCAGTCTCG CTGCTCAACACCACAATGACCACCAAGAAACCACCGATGAACGTGACCTCAGTCTCCGTAAAGACCACGGTGCAAGGAGAGCAGCAG aagctgccCAACACTACACTGACCACTAAGAAACCAGAGATGAACGTGACCTCCGTCTCGGTGAACCCCATGGTGCAAAGACAGCAGCAG gaGCTGCCCAACACCACACTGACCAAGAAACCAGAGATGAACGTGACCTCAGTCTCGGTGAAGCCAACGGTGCAAGGAGAGCAGCAG aagctgccCAACACCACAATGACCACTAAGAAACCAGAGATGAACGTGACCTCAGTCTCGGTGAAGCCAACGGTGCAAGGAGAGCAGCAG aagctgccCAACACCACAATGACCACTAAGAAACCAGAGATGAACGTGACCTCAGTCTCGGTGAAGCCCACGGTGCAAGGAGAGCAGCAG aagctgccCAACACCACACTGACCACCAAGAAACCAGAGATGAACGTGACCTCAGTCTCGGTGAAGCCAACGGTGCAAGGAGAGCAGCAG aagctgccCAACACCACACTGACCACCAAGAAACCAGCGATGAACGTGACCTCAGTGAAGCCCACGGTGCAAGGACAGCAGCAG aagctgccCAACACCACACTGACCACCAAGAAACCAGATATGAACGTGACCTCAGTCTCGGTGAAGCCAACGGTGCAAGGAGAGCAGCAG aagctgccCAACACCACAATGACCACTAAGAAACCAGCGGTGAACGTGACCTCAGTCTCGGTGAAGCCCACGGTGAACGGACAGCAGCAG aagctgccCAACACCACACTGACCACTAAGAAACCAGCGCTGAATGTGACCTCAGTCTCG GTTCTTTTGCAGAAGCTTCCCAACACCACAAAAACCACCAAGAAACCAATGAAC AAGCTGCTCAAAACATTGACCACTAAGAAACCAAGGATCAGCGTGGTGAAGCCCGAATTGTTTACAGAGCTGCAG TTGGCTAAGTACTAcgtttggatttactccaacacCAACGTTTCCATCATCATCAACCCACAAGACCTGAATCTCGAAGT TCTTGAAGTCAATCTGGTGTCGGAGCACCGTGGCAAAAAGCTGTTGACCCTTCGGTTTTCAATGACAAACCAAACCGCCAAGCTTATCACAGACACCCATGTTTCGCCACTACCGCTGATCCAGAACGAAATGACCTGGCCTTATCGTCTTGGAGTCAACTACAAG atTGTTATCCAGAAAAACGGCAACTACTGGACCGTGAACTTCAGCAACAAGCTCGTGCTGTGTTTCACGCTTGAGAAGAGACAAGTCATCAGCCAGGTGGAGGTGTCCGGCCGGATCGTTACCATCAGGAAAGTGGAGGTTTTCAGGGATGTTTGA
- the LOC125990195 gene encoding mucin-2-like isoform X14, with protein sequence MKTIGLAAAAVVLSLTAWVLYEIKRTPVSAKLTLSEQKQELSTLTTKEPALNVTSVLVKTTKLPNTTLTTKTPALNVTSVSKLPNTTLTTKTPALNVTSVSKLPNTTLTTKTPALNVTSVSKLPNTTLTTKTPALNVTSVLKLPNTTLTTKTPEMNVTSVSVKPTVQGQQQELPNTTLTTKKPEMNVTSVSVNTTVQGAQQKLPNTTLTTKKPAMNVTSVSAKPTVKGKEENTLTTKKKMNVNSNFVLDILKDLYNLTDEEPEEKKLPNTTLTTKKPAMNVTSVSVKTTAQGQQQKLPNTTLTTKKPAMNVTSVSIKTTELPNTTLTTKKPEMNVTSVSVKPTVQGEQQKLPNTTTTTKKPEMNVTSVSLLNTTMTTKKPPMNVTSVSVKTTVQGEQQKLPNTTLTTKKPEMNVTSVSVNPMVQRQQQELPNTTLTKKPEMNVTSVSVKPTVQGEQQKLPNTTMTTKKPEMNVTSVSVKPTVQGEQQKLPNTTMTTKKPEMNVTSVSVKPTVQGEQQKLPNTTLTTKKPEMNVTSVSVKPTVQGEQQKLPNTTLTTKKPAMNVTSVKPTVQGQQQKLPNTTLTTKKPDMNVTSVSVKPTVQGEQQKLPNTTMTTKKPAVNVTSVSVKPTVNGQQQKLPNTTLTTKKPALNVTSVSVLLQKLPNTTKTTKKPMNKLLKTLTTKKPRISVVKPELFTELQLAKYYVWIYSNTNVSIIINPQDLNLEVLEVNLVSEHRGKKLLTLRFSMTNQTAKLITDTHVSPLPLIQNEMTWPYRLGVNYKIVIQKNGNYWTVNFSNKLVLCFTLEKRQVISQVEVSGRIVTIRKVEVFRDV encoded by the exons ATGAAGACAATTGGACTGGCCGCGGCCGCGGTCGTTCTATCGCTTACTGCCTGGGTGCTTTATG AGATCAAAAGGACCCCAGTCTCGGCGAAGCTCACATTATCTGAACAGAAGCAG GAGCTGTCAACACTGACCACTAAGGAACCAGCGCTGAACGTGACCTCAGTCTTGGTAAAGACCACG aagctgccCAACACTACACTGACCACTAAGACACCAGCGCTGAACGTGACCTCAGTCTCG aagctgccCAACACCACACTGACCACTAAGACACCAGCGCTGAACGTGACCTCAGTCTCG aagctgccCAACACTACACTGACCACTAAGACACCAGCGCTGAACGTGACCTCAGTCTCG aagctgccCAACACCACACTGACCACTAAGACACCAGCGCTGAACGTGACCTCAGTCTTG aagctgccCAACACTACACTGACCACTAAGACACCAGAGATGAACGTGACCTCCGTCTCGGTGAAGCCCACGGTGCAAGGACagcagcag gaGCTGCCCAACACCACACTGACCACTAAGAAACCAGAGATGAACGTGACCTCAGTCTCCGTAAACACCACGGTGCAAGGAGCGCAGCAG aagctgccCAACACCACACTGACCACTAAGAAACCAGCGATGAACGTGACTTCAGTCTCGGCGAAGCCCACGGTCAAAGGAAAGGAGGAG AACACACTGACCACTAAGAAAAAGATGAATGTCAACTCTAACTTTGTTTTGGACATACTGAAG gaCCTGTATAACCTGACCGATGAGGAACCAGAGGAGAAG aagctgccCAACACTACACTGACCACTAAGAAACCAGCGATGAACGTGACCTCAGTCTCGGTGAAGACCACGGCGCAAGGACAGCAGCAG aagctgccCAACACCACACTGACCACCAAGAAACCAGCAATGAACGTGACCTCAGTCTCGATAAAGACCACG gagCTGCCCAACACCACACTGACCACCAAGAAACCAGAGATGAACGTGACCTCAGTCTCGGTGAAGCCCACGGTGCAAGGAGAGCAGCAG aagctgccCAACACCACAACGACCACCAAGAAACCAGAGATGAATGTGACCTCAGTCTCG CTGCTCAACACCACAATGACCACCAAGAAACCACCGATGAACGTGACCTCAGTCTCCGTAAAGACCACGGTGCAAGGAGAGCAGCAG aagctgccCAACACTACACTGACCACTAAGAAACCAGAGATGAACGTGACCTCCGTCTCGGTGAACCCCATGGTGCAAAGACAGCAGCAG gaGCTGCCCAACACCACACTGACCAAGAAACCAGAGATGAACGTGACCTCAGTCTCGGTGAAGCCAACGGTGCAAGGAGAGCAGCAG aagctgccCAACACCACAATGACCACTAAGAAACCAGAGATGAACGTGACCTCAGTCTCGGTGAAGCCAACGGTGCAAGGAGAGCAGCAG aagctgccCAACACCACAATGACCACTAAGAAACCAGAGATGAACGTGACCTCAGTCTCGGTGAAGCCCACGGTGCAAGGAGAGCAGCAG aagctgccCAACACCACACTGACCACCAAGAAACCAGAGATGAACGTGACCTCAGTCTCGGTGAAGCCAACGGTGCAAGGAGAGCAGCAG aagctgccCAACACCACACTGACCACCAAGAAACCAGCGATGAACGTGACCTCAGTGAAGCCCACGGTGCAAGGACAGCAGCAG aagctgccCAACACCACACTGACCACCAAGAAACCAGATATGAACGTGACCTCAGTCTCGGTGAAGCCAACGGTGCAAGGAGAGCAGCAG aagctgccCAACACCACAATGACCACTAAGAAACCAGCGGTGAACGTGACCTCAGTCTCGGTGAAGCCCACGGTGAACGGACAGCAGCAG aagctgccCAACACCACACTGACCACTAAGAAACCAGCGCTGAATGTGACCTCAGTCTCG GTTCTTTTGCAGAAGCTTCCCAACACCACAAAAACCACCAAGAAACCAATGAAC AAGCTGCTCAAAACATTGACCACTAAGAAACCAAGGATCAGCGTGGTGAAGCCCGAATTGTTTACAGAGCTGCAG TTGGCTAAGTACTAcgtttggatttactccaacacCAACGTTTCCATCATCATCAACCCACAAGACCTGAATCTCGAAGT TCTTGAAGTCAATCTGGTGTCGGAGCACCGTGGCAAAAAGCTGTTGACCCTTCGGTTTTCAATGACAAACCAAACCGCCAAGCTTATCACAGACACCCATGTTTCGCCACTACCGCTGATCCAGAACGAAATGACCTGGCCTTATCGTCTTGGAGTCAACTACAAG atTGTTATCCAGAAAAACGGCAACTACTGGACCGTGAACTTCAGCAACAAGCTCGTGCTGTGTTTCACGCTTGAGAAGAGACAAGTCATCAGCCAGGTGGAGGTGTCCGGCCGGATCGTTACCATCAGGAAAGTGGAGGTTTTCAGGGATGTTTGA